One window from the genome of Pieris rapae chromosome 8, ilPieRapa1.1, whole genome shotgun sequence encodes:
- the LOC110992070 gene encoding protein atonal-like, translated as MATDTYGHRLLYSEKDIFSSDVMLEYSTEECYLNWPRSPDSGRSSLEPTSSLDGNHESTHIAYRGLPNDILEEEDLDEGSGKRRGRATSAAVLKRRRLAANARERRRMQNLNKAFDRLRGHLPSLGADRQLSKYETLQMAQTYIAALYELLQ; from the coding sequence ATGGCAACCGATACTTACGGACATCGACTTTTGTACTCCGAAAAGGACATCTTTTCGTCTGATGTTATGTTGGAGTACTCCACTGAGGAGTGCTACTTAAATTGGCCGAGATCACCAGACTCTGGACGCTCCAGTCTGGAGCCGACGTCTTCACTGGACGGCAACCACGAGTCGACCCACATCGCATATAGAGGATTACCAAACGATATTCTGGAAGAAGAAGACCTGGACGAAGGCTCTGGGAAACGGCGAGGGCGTGCAACCAGCGCTGCAGTGTTGAAACGTCGCCGTCTTGCCGCTAACGCCAGGGAGAGGCGGCGAATGCAGAACCTCAACAAAGCCTTCGACAGACTGCGAGGCCACTTGCCGTCACTGGGAGCTGATCGTCAATTGTCCAAGTATGAAACCCTGCAAATGGCTCAGACGTACATCGCGGCGCTGTATGAACTATTGCAGTAG